Genomic DNA from Hymenobacter jejuensis:
AGAAATGCGCGAGAACAAGGAGCCAATTGGCCGTCCGCGCCAGATTTATGTAGGTGAGTTGGAGCGCGACTATGTTCCCGTAGAGAAGCGTTAAGCAAGTTTAGAGCGTTCTAGAAACCCGCTCCCCAACTTGCATTTACTCCTACTTGAGCAAACGCCTCGGCCAAATGGCCGAGGCGTTTGTGTTGTAAGGGTAGTTTGAATATGCCGGACCCAATCAAAAGGCACTAACCTCAATTATACTTGCCTGTTTGATTTGTATACAAAGCTGTTTGATTCTTAATTTCCGGTTGGCGAGTGTGTTGAAGACCTTTGTATCACGTCTTTAAGCCAAGCTAGCGCTAGCTTGGCTTAAAGACGTGTACTATCCACCTCAGCGGGCCTATTGGCCCAAAACAGTATCATGGCAGACAAAAAAGTATGGCTAATAACCGGTGCGGGTCGGGGTCGGGGTCTCGACATAACGAAAGCCGTGCTGGCTGCTGGCCACGCCGTAGTAGCTACCGGCCGCTCCAGGTTTCTTCCGTACTGAGTTGCTGACGGAGGAGTCTACTAACTTCGCAAACAACCCCATTGCAGATTACGATGGCCGCCGCGAAGCGCAAATGGAGTTCTGGAAAGGCTATAACGGCCAGCCGGCCGGCGACCCGGCCAAACTCGCCCAGGCTCTATTGTCGATCGCCAGCCAATCAACGCCTCCTCGCCGCTTTCTGGCTGGGGCTGATGCCGTAGGCACTGCCGACCAAGTAGCTCGCGATCTACAGCAGCAAACCGACGCCTACCGGGATCCGTCTTCTTCTCTTGGTTACGACCAATAAACTGCCAGCAATTAGTGCTGCTGGAGGACCAAGGAAGCGGAATACCCGTACGTAAATCAACTCATGGCTACTCCACCCAACAACGTTGAACCCTCATGGGTACCTCTCATTCTACAACGCAAGCTCCAGATATCTTTCCGCTCTCTTCGCCCAGCGGCGGCGAAATCACGGTCCTGACCATGCAGGAAGCGGACTGTGGGATGGGCCATTACGACCGGCGCGACGTGTTCAAGTGTGTATTGGTTGTGAAAGGGGCTAACGCGCTCCACTACGCCACGCGCAGCTATGCCATTGACCAGCCCGCACTGGTATTTACTAATCGCTTGGTGCCCTTTTCGTGGGAGCCCGTTCAGGGCTCGGTAGAACAGGAAGGATATATCTGCGCCTTCACCGAGCCTTTTTTGCACTCGGCCATGCGCGGTATCAGCCTCAAGGAGTAAATGTTTTACCGCGTAGATGGCAACCCCGTGTATTACCTCGACGACGAGCAGCGGCGCTACCTGAGCGAGGTTTTTGCCCGCATGCGCCGACTGTCCACATAAAGACGACCTGTTGCGGAACCAGCTCGCGCTCCTCGTCCACGAGGCAGCTCGGCTGCAGCCGGCCAGCCCCTATCCTGCCGTAGCCACCAACGCGGCTGAGCGCGTCACAAACCTGTTTATGAGCTTGTTAGAAATCCAGTTTCCGGTAACTAGGTCCTACCACGAGCCCATCCTGAAAAATGCGCAGGAGTTTGCCGACCGGCTGGCAATCCATGTCAACAGCCTCAACCGGTCGGTAAAAGAATTCACCGGCAAGCCTACTACGGCTCATATTGCCGAGCGCTTCACCCGCGAAGCCAAGCTGCTTCTGCACCACACCGACTGGAGCGTAGGAGACATCGCCGATCGCTTGGGATTCGAGTAAGCCACCTATTTTCATCGGTTTTTCAAGTTACACACGGGCACCACGCCTCTAGCGTTTCGCCAAGTAGCGTGAGAAATAACAAGCATCTCTGTTGCGGGATATATGCCGCTCAACAAATCGACAACATACAGACATAAAAAAACGCCAGCCTTATCAGCTGGCGTTTTTTTATGATTTGACAAGGCGCACAAACTATTTTGCAACCCCTTTACTATCAATAATTTACTAACGAATATTCAGGGCAGTCATGCTGGCTTTTGCCTCCGAGTACACCGCCATTTGACGGGGCCACAGAATAGCTGCCAAATCCCACTCGTAGTGATCCTGCACTTCGGCCAACCGCTGGTCGAGAGCAGCCGGATCGGCCGCAAGTTGCTTTTTCACGTTTTCTACTTCCGACAACATCCGCAGGTTCAACTGCTTTACCTTCACATACTGACCTTCGCTCAGGCGGGTTTTGTCGGCAATTTGGCGAGTCAGCGTTTTGGCGCGGGCTGCCACTGCAGGGGTGTCATTCGTAGCTGCCGTTGCGAGCACCGACGTGCTGAAAAAAGCACCTACCAACAGAAGAGAGTAAAGAGTATTTTTCATAGGAGTTGGAATGTGGGATGGATAAAAGAAAGTAGAATGAAGTGGGAATTGAAGTATACGAGTATTCAAATACTTCGATCATCGTTAGCCCCTGATTTTTATTACAATAGCCAGATAAATTAGCTTCATCCAGCGATCAGGAGCCGTTAGAAAATTTCACGTTGCGTAGAAGCTTGAGTTTCTGCGCAACGTGAAATTTTCTAAGACTATTTTATGGCGCTACTCAACGCCATCTGGCTGTTGCGCAGTTGCTGGTAAGCCATGAGCTGCGTAGGCCGCAACAAAACAGTAGTCTCTTGCTGGTAGCGTCCTTGAGCGGTAGCCAATTGCTGATCCAGGACAGCTGGGTCGGCGGCGTAACGTGACTTCAACTCGTCCATTTCCATCAGCATCCGCATGTTAACCTGCTTCAGCTTGACGTACTGGCCCTCGTCCAAGTGCATCTTATCAGCCATGGCGCGCGTGAGGGTAACGGCGCGGGCTTGAATGGTGGTAGGAACCTCGGGTTCCGTTTCGGCGTGCGCAACGACAGTCGCCTGCAAGCTCAGAAAGAGACTAGCCAGAATGTAAATTTTTTTCATACTACAAAACGGTGGAGGAAGCTTGAAAAGTTAAAAACTCGGTTTTTGAATGTGCTAAGAATGCATTTGGACTAAGTCCGTCTGCCTTCTATCACTATCGCTAGTGAATGCTCAAACATAACACTTTATTTTAACAAAAAAAGGATTTTTTATAACTATTTACCAGTAAAAATTGAACAATAGCAGTATAATTGTCTGATTACCATAATGATATTAGTGATACAAAGAAGAAATACTACAATATAAAAAAGCCCAGCTTTAATTGGGCTGGGCTTAGAATAAGACAGAAAATAGAATTCTCTCAGAGGATTCGAAATTCAATGCGGCGGTTCTGCTGCCGATGCGCGTCTGAATCGTTTGCGGTTAACGGTTTGGTCTCACCGTATCCTTTGTAGCGTAAGCGGGCCGCGGCTACCCCATGGCTCACTAAGTAATCATACACCGAGCGCGCCCGGTTCTGCGACAACACAATATTGTCAGCGTCGGCGCCTACGTCGTCGGTGTGGCCCGAAATCTCCACTTGCACGTCTTTGTACTGCTGCATAAACTGAATAAGGCGATTCAGCTCCGTGCGGGATTTCGGCTTCAAGGTGTACTGCTTGGTATCGAAAAACAGGTTATTGAGCACAATACTGCGCCCGGCGCGCATGGGCTCCAAATAAATATCTAACGTAAGCGGGTCGAACGTACGCTTGTCGGTGTAGTCGAAGCTCAAGCTCTTCATGAGATACTTGTCGGCAGCGGCGTACATGGCGTATTGCCGTCCTTCGTTGAGCACAACCGTATAGTCGCCGTTTTCTGGGTCGGAGGTTACGTATTGCGTAAGCTCGTCAGTGCCCAGGTCGTAGAGCTGCACATCGGCCTGAATGGGCTTTTTGGTTTGGGCATCGTACACCCGGCCTTGGGTGTAGGTACTGGTTTCGCGGGCGCGAACTTCTGGTGGCACCTCAAACCCAAACAGCTCGACGGGTCGGTCCCGTTCTGCTTTAACGCCCGGCTCTGAGGCCCGCGAGCGCGAACAAAATCCGCGACGGTTGTCGGAAGTGATGAAAAGCGAGGCTTCGTTTTCAAAAGTATTGAGCGGATAGCCTAGGTTTTGGGGCTCACTCCAATTCTTGCTGGGTTGCATTTCGCACCGATACACGTCAAGCCCACCCATACCGACTAACCCGTCGGTGACATAGTAAAGCGTGGTGCCGCTGGCGTGGATAAAAGGCGCCATGTCTTTGCCGGATGTGTTCACCGGAGCGCCCAAGTTGCGGGCCGGGCTCCAGGTGCCATCGGCCTGAAGGGTGGTGACGTAAATATCTTCCTGCCCCTTTCCTCCACGTCGGGTCGAGGTAAAGTAAAGCGTACGACCGTCGGCCGAGAGCGTAGGCTGCGAATCCCACTCCACAGAGTTCACATTGCGACCTAGGTTTTGGGGATTGCTCCAAGTATTACCCGTGCGCCGTGAAATATATAAGTCACAGCTACCCAATGAGTTAGGGCGATTACAGGAAGTAAAGACCAGCGTTTTGCCATCCCCTGAAATCGAGCCTGCGCCTTCGTTGTAGGGTGAATTAATGATGGGAGAAATCGAAGCCGGCGTGCCCATCGAACCATCTTTGTTCTGCCGGGCGACCATAATGTTCTCGTCGGCAGAATCATCAGGACTGGCTTTGGCTGTGAAAATCAGGAACTGATTGTCTGCCGTGAGCGCTGGGAAGTATTGGTAATAGAAGGTGTTAAGTGGCCCGCCCAAACGTACGGGGGTGATTCCCACGGGTTTCGCCATCGCGCTCAGCGCAAAAGTGCAGTTCTCAAGCTGGCGCTGGGCCCGAACGGTGCTGCGTTGCGCTTTGGAGGCCGTTTTGAGGTATTTCTTGTAGCTGTCAGCAGCCACTTGGTACTCCCCGAAGCTCATCGCCAATTCGCCTAGCGTGTAATAATCGTTGGAGCGAGCCGGGTTGAACGACATTTTTGCCAAGCCATCGCGGTAGGCTTCGAAGGCCGGCTTGTTTTCGCCCATTGCCTTCAGCAGCGACCCCTTCAGCACATACGGCTCCCCTAGCGAGGGAAACTTTTGATTGAGCAAGTCCAGCGTTTCGATTGCCTTGTTGAAGTCACGGCCCTTCGCCTGCGACTGGGCTTTTTCCCACAGATTGCGGGCTTTGGAGTTGGTAGTTGACAATTGCGTTTGCGCCATCGCCTGAGAAGCAGATAACGCACCGAACGCAAGTAACAGCCATACCGGAATGGGTAGCAAACAACGCATAGGGCGGGAAGCTACGGAATATCAAGATACTTGTGCGTCTGCAAGGATACCTGCCAACGCGGATTTTGCTTGACGTAATCCACGATCAGGGGCGTCATTTGGGCGGCGCGGCCCCACTCGGGTTGCAGGTACAGGCGGCAATCCGAACTAACCTGCGCAGCGTGTTCCTCAGCCCAAGCAAAGTCGCTTTTGTTGAATATGACCACCTTTAATTCGTGAGCCTGACGCAGCACATCGGACAAGGGGGCCTTGAACTTCTTGGGTGACAAGCAGATCCAGTCCCACTGTCCTGAAAGCGGATGCGCCCCAGAAGTTTCAAGCCACGTTTGGCAGCCAGCCTCGTGCAAAGCGTGCGTAAGCGAGGTCAAGTCGTGCATGAGAGGCTCGCCCCCGGTAATCACTACGTTGCGACCCGGATAGGATGTAGCAGCCTCCACGATCTCGGGGATGGCAACGCGCGGGTGCTGGTCGGCGTCCCACGACTCCTTGACGTCGCACCAGTGGCAACCGACGTCACAGCCACCTAAACGCACAAAATAGGCAGCCCGGCCGGTGTTATAGCCTTCGCCTTGAATGGTATAAAACTGCTCCATGAGGGGCAGTGCAAGCGCCCCTGTCCCGGAGGAAAGCATGGGCGTCGACGTTACGGGAAGTTCGTGCAGCAAAGCAAAAAATAAACAGATGTGCCGAATCGAAAGTAAAGCAACTGCCAACTAACCGCAGCAAGTTCCCTTACTGCCGGTTAGCCTTTACAAAGTAGCACAAAATCAGGCTAGTTGAAAGCCTAGAAACAAAAAAATAGGACTCTACCGGGGATACACTTCGCCTTTTGCTGCCCGCAACGTATTGAGCAGCAGCATAGCAATGGTCATGGGTCCGACTCCACCTGGCACCGGAGTAATGTAGGAAGTTTTAGGAGCCACTTCGGCAAAATTCACGTCGCCCTTCAAAGTAAAGCCCGACTTTTTGGAAGCATCCTCTACTCGCGTAGTGCCCACATCAATCACTACTGCACCGGGGCTTACCATATCGGCCGTCACAAACTCGGGCCGGCCTAGCGCGGCCACCACGATATCAGCTGTACGGGTGATTTCGGCCAGGTTACGCGTACGGGAGTGGCATAAGGTAACGGTACAGTTACCAGGCTCTAAGTTCTTGGCTAACAGAATGCTAACCGGAGTACCCACGATGTTGCTACGCCCGATCACTACGCAATGACGACCATTGGTTTCGATGCCATAGCGGCTGAGCAGCTCCACGATTCCGGAAGGCGTAGCAGGCAGCAAAGCCGGCAGACCCGCTACCATTCGCCCAATGTTCATCGGGTGGAAACCGTCCACGTCTTTCTCCGGCCGAATCGTTTCGATGACTTTTTCGGAAGAGATATGGGCCGGCAGCGGCAACTGCACAATAAAGCCGTCGATGCCTGGGTCGTGGTTAAGCTCCTCTACTTTCGCCAGCAATTCCGCTTCGGTAACGTCGTCTTCGTAGCGAATCAGCGTTGACTCGAATCCCACGCGCTCACAGGCCAGGACCTTGTTGCGCACGTAGGTTTCGGAGCCGCCGTCGTGCCCAACAAGAATAGCCGCCAAGTGCGGCACTTTCTTTCCAGCCGCTTTCAGCTGCGCTACCTCAGCAGCGATTTCAACCTTAATATCTTCAGCCGTTTTCTTGCCGTCGATGAGCTGGTAGGTAGTCGAAACTTCGGGAGTAGTGGTCATGCGTGTTGCTTTATACTTGGTCCGTTTTATGTTTGGCTTCGTGGGAAGTAATAGCAGCGGCACCTTCAGCCAGAATGGCTTTTTCCATCTCCGGCCAATCATCGCGCCACCGAAACTTGCGCTCTTGTCCCTTGCGTATCTTTTCTAGCTGTGCTTCGCTCGTACAGTTCTTGGTGAGTTCTTTGGACATGTGTTGGGAATAATCATACGCTGCCCTTTCAAGAATTGTATGAGGTGAAAAGAAAATTTGAATCAGAAACAAGCATAAAAAAACGCGCCCTTGAGAGGCGCGTTTCTGACTTTAGTCAATTTTAAGAACGGCTAAAAAGGCTTCCTGCGGGATTTCGACGGAGCCTACTTGGCGCATCCGCTTTTTGCCTTCTTTCTGCTTTTCGAGCAGCTTCCGCTTCCGCGAAATGTCGCCGCCGTAGCACTTGGCAATAACGTTTTTGCGCAAAGCTTTCACCGTTTCGCGAGCAATGATCTTCTGGCCGATAGAGGCTTGGATGGCGATGTCGAACATCTGGCGGGGCAGCAACTCGCGCAGCTTTTCGCACAGACGCCGGCCCCAGTCATAGCTCTTGGAGCGGTGCACAATGGCCGAAAGTGCATCCACCTTCTCGCCATTGAGCATCACGTCAAGCTTCACCATATCCGACTCGCGGAAGCCGATCAGCTCGTAGTCGAGCGAAGCGTAGCCGCGGCTGATGGTCTTGAGCTTGTCGAAGAAGTCGAACACAATTTCCGACAGCGGCAGCTCGAACGTCAGCTCCACCCGCTCGGAAGTCAGATAGCTTTGGTTCTTAATGATGCCGCGCTTGTCCATGCACAGCGTGATGATGGCTCCCACGTATTCCGATGCCGTGATGATCTGGGCCTTGATGAAAGGCTCCTCGATGTATTTCATCAGGTTCGGCTCCGGCATTTCCGAAGGCGCATTCACGATCAGCTGCTGGTCTTTGTTGCCAATAGCGTGGAACTGCACCGAGGGCACCGTCGTGATCACGGTCATGTTGAACTCGCGCTCTAGGCGCTCCTGCACAATTTCCATGTGCAGCATGCCCAGAAAACCGCAACGGAAGCCAAAGCCAAGAGCAGCCGACGTTTCGGGCTCCCACACCAAAGCAGCGTCGTTGAGCTGGAGTTTTTCCATGGCCCCGCGCAGCTCTTCGTATTCGCTGGTTTCAACCGGATAAATGCCGGCAAATACCATGGGTTTTACATCCTCGAAGCCGTGAATGGCTTCGGCCGTGGGGTTGAGTACGTGCGTGATCGTGTCGCCGACTTTTACCTCGCGGGCTTCCTTGATGCCCGAAATCAGGTAGCCTACGTTGCCCGCCGCCATCTCGGGGCGGGGCTCCTGGTTGAGGCCCAGAATGCCGATTTCGTCGGCGCCGTATTCCTTGCCGGTTGCCATGAAGCGCAGCTTATCGCCTTTGCGCATGGTGCCGTTCTTGATGCGGAAAAGCACTTCGATGCCGCGGTATGAATTAAATACCGAATCGAAAATCAGGGCCTGCAACGGCGCATTAGGGTCGCCTTTGGGTGCCGGAATCCGGTCGCAGATAGCGTCCAAGATTTCCTTGATGCCAATGCCAGCCTTGCCCGAAGCCGGAATAATTTCTTCGCGGTCGCAGCCAATGAGGTCCACAATCTCGTCCGAAACTTCCTCCGGCATGGAGTGCGGCAAATCGATCTTGTTGAGAACCGGGATAATGGTCAGGTCCGAGCCAATGGCTAGGTAAAGATTGCTAATTGTCTGAGCTTCAATACCTTGTGAAGAATCCACAATCAGCAAAGCGCCTTCGCAGGCGGCAATAGAGCGGGATACTTCGTAGCTAAAATCGACGTGGCCGGGCGTATCAATCAGGTTGAGCGTGTACTGCTCGCCCTTGTACTGATACTGCATCTGGATGGCGTGGCTCTTGATGGTGATGCCCCGCTCGCGCTCCAGGTCCATGTTGTCGAGCAACTGGGCTTGCATGTCGCGCTTCGCCACCGTGCTGGTAAATTCCAGCAGGCGGTCGGCGAGGGTGCTCTTGCCGTGATCTATATGAGCAATGATGCAGAAATTGCGAATGTTCTTCACTAGTGGGCTATTTTCCAACTGCAAAGGTAGGCAAAACGGGCTGGAAATGCTAAGCAGACCCGCCGAAGCACTGGCTCAGAAGGTATGCAACCCCAGCTTCAAGACAAGGCCGATTCCCGGCTAACCCGGTTACTTTTTCTAGTAGTTGCCGCGCTGTATTATGCTGGTTACGCCGAAAAAACCGACCACTACCCGGAAAATTCCGTTGTTGAGAAGGTCCGCTTTCCTAATAAAGCAGCAGGGCTGCATCACTTAAAAATCAGTGTTATTTTACAAGTAATTGGCTGTCAATTATTTATAAAACAATGCTTTCGTAGCTTACTTCTGACCATTCTTTTTAAAACTACAACCAACATGGGTATCACTCTCGAACAAGCACAAACCGCCATTCAGGCTGCTCACCAAAAAGCCCTCGACATGGGCGTCAAGATGAATATTGCCGTTGTGGATGCCGGCGCCAACCTCACGGCTTTCGTTCGGATGGACGACGCGTGGCTGGGCTCGGTGGATATCGCCATCCGGAAAGCCAAAACCGCCCGCTTCTTCGATATGCCTACCGGCGATTTGGGCAAGGCGTCGCAACCCGGCGGCTCGCTCTACAACATCGAGCACTCCAACGGCGGCCTGATCACCTTTCCCGGCGGCCTGCCGATTAAAGACAGCACCGGCCGCATAGTCGGAGCCATTGGCGTATCGGGCAGCACCGTCGAAGACGACTACGCGGTGGCGCAGGCCGGCGTAGAGGCCATTTCGGGACTGTAACGCGCAAGTTTGGTTTGTCAAGATTGACGGGGCCCGACGCCCTAGCTGGACTTTAACCTCCTGCATCACAGTGCGTAGGCAAAGCTGCCGTTCTTTCCTATTCACCTAAACTCTTCCTGCCATGAGCGTACAACTGAATCCCGATGCCGTCGCGTTTGCCAAAAAGCTGATTGCCGACGGCAAACTGAAAAACGACCAAGGCCATTGGGGCCAGCACAACCCTGATTCGAGCGCCGAAAACAAGTTTTTGGACAAGCACGAAATTGCCGAGTATGGCCAGTGGCACCTCGGCCTCGACAAAAGCAAGGGCGAAGACACCAAAGGCCGCTACCATTTTCCCTACGGCGACTTCAAAACCGTACACCGCGACGGCCTGATTGCCGCCAAGGAGCGCGCCGCTCAGCAAGGCTACTCCGACATTGAAAAGGCCGCCGACGAGCTTTTGCAAGCGCTGGAAAAGAAGGCCGCGAAGTAAATCACCAAGGCTTTAAACGCCACAGCTAGGCAGCTTTCGAGCCGCCCGGCTGTGGCGTTTTTGCGTATCTTGAAGCAGGTATTTCCTTTTGTGCTTATGCGCCCTACAATCACCGAAGACGTTATTACGCTCCGCAGCCCGGTGTTAGCGAAGATGTCGGACGACGAGTTTTTCGACTTCTGCCAGCTTAACTCTGATCTGCGCATTGAGCGCACCGCTAACCGCGAAATCTTAATTATGTCGCCCACCGGCAGCCGCTCCGGCAAACGCAATGCTCGCCTCAATGGGCAGCTTTATACATGGTTTATTACAGCTAAAACAGGCGAAATATTCGACTCGAACACTGGCTTCACCCTCCCCGATGGCTCCATGCTGTCGCCGGATGCTTCGTGGGTTTCGGCCGCCAAATGGAATGCGCTTACCACAGAGCAGCAGGACAAATTTGCGCCGGTATGCCCGGAGTTCGTGGTTGAGCTAAAGTCCGCTTCTGATTCCATAAAAACATTGCAAGCCAAAATGCTCGACTGGCTGCGCAACGGCGCGCAACTTGCGTGGCTTCTCGTACCCGAAACGGAAACCGCATTCATATACCGCTTAGGCCAGCCAGAGCCCGAAGTGGTGCAAGGATTTGATAATGAGCTTACCGGGGAGAACATACTACCAGGATTTCGGCTGCGGCTGGCAGAGCTGAGGTAATTGCCACAGAGAATACCTCCAAAAAGCATATGGATGAATCCCTTCCAACTCCCCAGGCCGTTTCTCATTTTGTAGAAGCGATAGATTTCAAATTA
This window encodes:
- a CDS encoding OmpA family protein, whose amino-acid sequence is MRCLLPIPVWLLLAFGALSASQAMAQTQLSTTNSKARNLWEKAQSQAKGRDFNKAIETLDLLNQKFPSLGEPYVLKGSLLKAMGENKPAFEAYRDGLAKMSFNPARSNDYYTLGELAMSFGEYQVAADSYKKYLKTASKAQRSTVRAQRQLENCTFALSAMAKPVGITPVRLGGPLNTFYYQYFPALTADNQFLIFTAKASPDDSADENIMVARQNKDGSMGTPASISPIINSPYNEGAGSISGDGKTLVFTSCNRPNSLGSCDLYISRRTGNTWSNPQNLGRNVNSVEWDSQPTLSADGRTLYFTSTRRGGKGQEDIYVTTLQADGTWSPARNLGAPVNTSGKDMAPFIHASGTTLYYVTDGLVGMGGLDVYRCEMQPSKNWSEPQNLGYPLNTFENEASLFITSDNRRGFCSRSRASEPGVKAERDRPVELFGFEVPPEVRARETSTYTQGRVYDAQTKKPIQADVQLYDLGTDELTQYVTSDPENGDYTVVLNEGRQYAMYAAADKYLMKSLSFDYTDKRTFDPLTLDIYLEPMRAGRSIVLNNLFFDTKQYTLKPKSRTELNRLIQFMQQYKDVQVEISGHTDDVGADADNIVLSQNRARSVYDYLVSHGVAAARLRYKGYGETKPLTANDSDAHRQQNRRIEFRIL
- the lepA gene encoding translation elongation factor 4, translated to MKNIRNFCIIAHIDHGKSTLADRLLEFTSTVAKRDMQAQLLDNMDLERERGITIKSHAIQMQYQYKGEQYTLNLIDTPGHVDFSYEVSRSIAACEGALLIVDSSQGIEAQTISNLYLAIGSDLTIIPVLNKIDLPHSMPEEVSDEIVDLIGCDREEIIPASGKAGIGIKEILDAICDRIPAPKGDPNAPLQALIFDSVFNSYRGIEVLFRIKNGTMRKGDKLRFMATGKEYGADEIGILGLNQEPRPEMAAGNVGYLISGIKEAREVKVGDTITHVLNPTAEAIHGFEDVKPMVFAGIYPVETSEYEELRGAMEKLQLNDAALVWEPETSAALGFGFRCGFLGMLHMEIVQERLEREFNMTVITTVPSVQFHAIGNKDQQLIVNAPSEMPEPNLMKYIEEPFIKAQIITASEYVGAIITLCMDKRGIIKNQSYLTSERVELTFELPLSEIVFDFFDKLKTISRGYASLDYELIGFRESDMVKLDVMLNGEKVDALSAIVHRSKSYDWGRRLCEKLRELLPRQMFDIAIQASIGQKIIARETVKALRKNVIAKCYGGDISRKRKLLEKQKEGKKRMRQVGSVEIPQEAFLAVLKID
- a CDS encoding GlcG/HbpS family heme-binding protein, producing MGITLEQAQTAIQAAHQKALDMGVKMNIAVVDAGANLTAFVRMDDAWLGSVDIAIRKAKTARFFDMPTGDLGKASQPGGSLYNIEHSNGGLITFPGGLPIKDSTGRIVGAIGVSGSTVEDDYAVAQAGVEAISGL
- a CDS encoding helix-turn-helix domain-containing protein is translated as MRNQLALLVHEAARLQPASPYPAVATNAAERVTNLFMSLLEIQFPVTRSYHEPILKNAQEFADRLAIHVNSLNRSVKEFTGKPTTAHIAERFTREAKLLLHHTDWSVGDIADRLGFE
- a CDS encoding Uma2 family endonuclease; this encodes MRPTITEDVITLRSPVLAKMSDDEFFDFCQLNSDLRIERTANREILIMSPTGSRSGKRNARLNGQLYTWFITAKTGEIFDSNTGFTLPDGSMLSPDASWVSAAKWNALTTEQQDKFAPVCPEFVVELKSASDSIKTLQAKMLDWLRNGAQLAWLLVPETETAFIYRLGQPEPEVVQGFDNELTGENILPGFRLRLAELR
- a CDS encoding 7-carboxy-7-deazaguanine synthase QueE, with amino-acid sequence MLSSGTGALALPLMEQFYTIQGEGYNTGRAAYFVRLGGCDVGCHWCDVKESWDADQHPRVAIPEIVEAATSYPGRNVVITGGEPLMHDLTSLTHALHEAGCQTWLETSGAHPLSGQWDWICLSPKKFKAPLSDVLRQAHELKVVIFNKSDFAWAEEHAAQVSSDCRLYLQPEWGRAAQMTPLIVDYVKQNPRWQVSLQTHKYLDIP
- a CDS encoding Rossmann-fold NAD(P)-binding domain-containing protein; this encodes MLTEESTNFANNPIADYDGRREAQMEFWKGYNGQPAGDPAKLAQALLSIASQSTPPRRFLAGADAVGTADQVARDLQQQTDAYRDPSSSLGYDQ
- a CDS encoding bifunctional 5,10-methylenetetrahydrofolate dehydrogenase/5,10-methenyltetrahydrofolate cyclohydrolase, yielding MTTTPEVSTTYQLIDGKKTAEDIKVEIAAEVAQLKAAGKKVPHLAAILVGHDGGSETYVRNKVLACERVGFESTLIRYEDDVTEAELLAKVEELNHDPGIDGFIVQLPLPAHISSEKVIETIRPEKDVDGFHPMNIGRMVAGLPALLPATPSGIVELLSRYGIETNGRHCVVIGRSNIVGTPVSILLAKNLEPGNCTVTLCHSRTRNLAEITRTADIVVAALGRPEFVTADMVSPGAVVIDVGTTRVEDASKKSGFTLKGDVNFAEVAPKTSYITPVPGGVGPMTIAMLLLNTLRAAKGEVYPR